The following are from one region of the Agelaius phoeniceus isolate bAgePho1 chromosome 20, bAgePho1.hap1, whole genome shotgun sequence genome:
- the SPAG5 gene encoding sperm-associated antigen 5: MRRAKTPAAQKRPRRAPLQELQLQSGADRTSLTPLLRRLRLKDCATPVSCARGPRSSITTVPCTPGPPRSATMGPPSSTTPVPCTLEPPSSTTLESPRTSTCDFGTPILKPGASEAPSNATLIPGALENSSSTSPEAPGCPVPVSSTPDLPDNAVSAPLCSPVLGPSTPEPHSSTVPASVCSSIPVPGTPDRSSSTVPASVSSSIPVPSTPEPPSSTIPVSVCSSIPVPSTPEPPSSTIPASVCSSIPVPSTPEPSSSTIPACVSSSVPVPSSTVPVSLCSSIPVSSISEPPSSTIPVCHCSSIPVPGTPEPSSSTVPVSLCSSIPVPSTPECSSSTIPVPLCSSILGSSTPECPGNTVPVSPCSSIPVASILESPGSTMCSLVLGPCTLESPGSTTPGLPNVISSVSCNPNSPGSSALPPCSSGSPGNASTASCTPGPPGTSSTPQKTPFRRWRAAPPDFSCSSVASEAPTANGSADHLHCQGTPEGAEFPTPVPPEESPPGLSPIEASGLEPAGSEATVTPVTSPESTLGAVSWMLPLVWLEKTLNTSFLVESLRHSLPLRKLQQDASSSVTPVPTSVASTSTTPVPTVITGTSTTPVPTMVTGTSITPVSTVVAGIGTTPVPTVITGTSTTPVPTVVAGIGTTPVPTAVAGTSLTPVSTVVAGTSTTPVPTVVTGTSMTPVPTVVTGTSMTPVPTVVAGTSTTPVPTTAIGTSMTPVPSVATGTSMTPVLSMATGTFMTPRDVWERSMNTSRGSLPCAKDSAAETDSLLWHCPREQLKTLPRAELEGRLESTLIIIEALSLQLRDWQESQRPRPGVGPARQRDAFTQTDTTHPEGSTWSSQSLLFQGLADAAFRSLQDEQGALVKEREQERTMVSQCQAMLESAPSKVQSCLEEQDAIRQRVDEALRAKDQGYLFLEAFCAHASAQISARDQSLASQQELSMLLAQAINLQASLSAEAQSFREFLDITFENLEKERRALDEEREQMRALVSQSHALLERVPGKLQSCLEELAATREQAEEALQAKEEASCQLEKTLVTLQDTEAQLEELTVANSRLGKDLSSVMINLASMEQERDALQQENEKQWEEMAQLAQERNSLKQECQELCQELGEATECREFLDQENQMCRTQLLEVEARLNSTLATLQERVLQHKELMESHQRLREEQAALSKELDSTKAELLSLQTKRNKVSWCSTDIMESKMRLQELADCLKAALEEQDDDDDAPSRSKAWTPGPRTPGWQTPRRAWTPAFRTPAFHTPACHTPHRTSSSFVGSVLKAVAGKDANETSRSGGTVAKDKVASVSKAIDPEDTLLESVKELRAVVSNLAMLSSRIQELEQSEFRALQTEISDLHLRLETVTAESQEKVDAQAATIAKLNKTLRTKLENEKELQDVVKQQEEKMLQLIDKSGEVMRLKAEVSELKRLLQRAETEAKVLWEEMRGKEHQVDTAYVQERVMLRREVDKLRLLLVEKEDENIRLTDKYLEQVRGLEMKFHHTQKVLRTHEERQEKIKEVLSALPEVALGCQELQSLLRYLGLKPASKEAAEPL, translated from the exons ATGCGGCGCGCCAAGACCCCCGCC GCGCAGAAGCGGCCCCGGCGCGCCccgctgcaggagctgcagctgcagtcgGGCGCCGACCGGACCAGCCTGACCCCCCTGCTCCGCCGGCTGCGGCTCAAG GACTGTGCCACCCCGGTGTCCTGTGCCCGGGGCCCCCGCAGCAGCATCACCACGGTGCCTTGCACCCCAGGACCCCCGCGAAGTGCCACCATGGgcccccccagcagcaccaccccAGTGCCTtgcaccctggagccccccagcagcaccacttTGGAGTCCCCCAGGACCTCCACCTGTGACTTCGGGACTCCCATCCTTAAGCCTGGTGCCTCTGAGGCCCCCAGCAATGCCACCCTTATTCCTGGTGCTTTGGAGaactccagcagcaccagcccagaggcccctggctgtcctgtcccagtgtccagcacACCAGACCTCCCTGACAACGCCGTGTCAGCCCCTCTGTGCAGTCCAGTCCTGGGACCCAGCACCCCagagccccacagcagcactgtgccagcctctgtgtgcagctctATCCCAGTGCCTGGCACCCCAGATCgctccagcagcactgtgccagcctctgtgagcagctccatccctgttcccagcaccccagagccccccagcagCACCATTCCAGTCTCTGTATGCAGTTCCATCCCTGTTCCCAGtaccccagagccccccagcagCACCATTCCAGCCTCTGTATGCAGTTccatccctgttcccagcaCCCCAGAGCCTTCCAGCAGCACCATTCCAGCCTGTGTGAGCAGTTCCgtccctgttcccagcagcaccGTGCCAGTCTCCCtgtgcagctccatcccagtgtccagcaTCTCAGAGCCCCCTAGCAGCACCATTCCAGTCTGCCATTGCAGCTCCATCCCGGTGCCTGGCACTCCAGagccctccagcagcactgtACCAGTCTCCCTGTGCAGttccatcccagtgcccagcaccccagagtgctccagcagcacaattCCAGTTCCCCTGTGCAGCTCCATCCTAGGATCCAGCACCCCAGAGTGCCCTGGCAACACTGTGCCAGTCTCCCCgtgcagctccatcccagtgGCCAGCATCTTGGAGTCCCCTGGCAGCACCATGtgcagccttgtcctggggccCTGCACTCTGGAATCCCCTGGCAGCACCACCCCAGGGCTCCCCAACGTTATTAGCTCAGTGTCTTGCAACCCGAActctccaggcagctctgctctacCCCCATGCAGCTCTGGGTCCCCCGGCAATGCCAGCACAGCCTCCTGCACCCCAGGGCCCCCTGGCACCAGCTCCACTCCGCAGAAGACTCCCTTCCGCAGGTGGCGAGCAGCACCTCCAGacttttcctgcagctctgtggcctCTGAGGCCCCAACTGCAAATGGGAGTGCTGATCATCTGCATTGCCAAGGCacccctgagggagctgagttccccacccctgtccccccagAAGAGAGCCCACCTGGCCTCTCTCCCATCGAGGCAAGTGGGTTGGAGCCTGCTGGGTCAGAAGCCACTGTCACCCCTGTCACCTCGCCTGAATCAACCCTGGGTGCTGTGTCCTGGATGTTACCACTGGTGTGGCTGGAGAAGACCCTCAACACCTCGTTCCTGGTGGAATCCCTGCGGCACAGCCTGCCCCTCCGCAAGCTACAGCAGGATGCCAGCAGCAgtgtcacccctgtgcccaCCTCAGTCGCCAGCACCAGCACAACCCCCGTGCCAACTGTGATCACTGGCACCAGCACGACCCCTGTGCCCACCATGGTCACTGGCACCAGCATAACTCCTGTGTCCACTGTGGTTGCTGGCATTGGCACAACCCCCGTGCCAACTGTGATCACTGGCACCAGCACGACCCCTGTGCCCACTGTGGTTGCTGGTATTGGCACGACCCCCGTGCCCACTGCAGTCGCTGGCACCAGCCTAACCCCTGTGTCCACTGTGGTTGCTGGCACCAGCACGACACCAGTGCCCACTGTGGTCACTGGCACCAGCATGACCCCTGTGCCCACTGTGGTCACTGGCACCAGCATGACCCCTGTGCCCACTGTGGTCGCTGGCACCAGCACAACGCCAGTGCCCACCACAGCCATTGGAACCAGCATGACCCCAGTGCCCTCTGTGGCTACGGGCACCAGCATGACCCCGGTGCTCTCCATGGCCACTGGCACCTTCATGACCCCTCGGGACGTGTGGGAGAGGAGCATGAACACATCCAGGGGAAGCCTCCCCTGTGCCAAGGACAGTGCTGCGGAAACAGACTCCCTGCTCTGGCA ctgtccccggGAGCAGCTGAAGACCCTGCCACGGGCAGAGCttgaggggaggctggagagcacCCTCATCATCATCGAGGCCCTCTCGCTGCAGCTGCGTGACTGGCAGGAGAGCCAGCGGCCACGGCCTGGCGTGGGGCCGGCCAGACAGAGGGACGCGTTCACACAGACGGACACCACCCACCCCGAAGGG agcacctggagcagccagagcctccTGTTCCAGGGCCTCGCGGATGCTGCTTTTCGGAGCTTGCAGGATGAGCAGGGAGCCCTGGTGAAGGAG CGGGAGCAGGAGAGGACCATGGTGTCCCAGTGCCAGGCTATGCTCGAGAGTGCTCCTAGCAAggtgcagagctgcctggaagAGCAGGATGCCATCAGGCAGCGAGTGGATGAAGCCCTACGAGCCAAGGATCAG GGATATCTCTTCCTGGAGGCTTTCTGTGCCCACGCCAGCGCCCAGATCAGTGCCCGTGACCAGAGTCTGGCCTCCCAGCAAGAGCTGAGCATGCTGCTGGCCCAAGCCATCAACCTGCAG GCATCCCTGTCTGCCGAGGCGCAGTCTTTCCGAGAATTCTTAGATATCACCTTTGAAAatctggagaaggaaaggagagcCCTGGATGAGGAG CGGGAGCAGATGAGGGCCCTGGTGTCCCAGTCCCATGCCCTGTTGGAGCGTGTGCCTGgcaagctgcagagctgcctggaggagctggctgccacACGGGAACAAGCAGAGGAAGCTCTTCAAGCCAAGGAGGAG GCATCCTGCCAGCTGGAGAAGACCTTGGTGAccctgcaggacacagaggctcagctggaggagctgacaGTGGCCAACTCACGCCTGGGCAAAG ACCTGAGCTCTGTGATGATAAATCTGGCCAGCATGGAGCAGGAGCGGGATGCGCTGCAGCAGGAGAACGAGAAGCAGTGGGAGGAGATGGCCCA GCTGGCTCAGGAGAGGAACTCCCTGAAGCAGGagtgccaggagctgtgccaggagctgggggaggCCACCGAGTGCCGGGAG TTCCTGGATCAGGAGAACCAAATGTGCCGCACGCAGCTGCTGGAGGTGGAGGCCAGGCTGAACTCCACGCTGGCCACGCTGCAGGAGCGCGTcctgcagcacaaggagctgaTGGAGTCCCACCAACGCCTGCG GGAAGAGCAGGCTGCCCTCAGCAAGGAGCTGGACAGCACCAAGGCCGAGCTCCTCAGCTTGCAGACAAAGAGGAACAAAGTTTCTTGGTGCTCCACGGACATTATGGAGAGCAAGATGAGGTTGCAGGAGCTCGCTGACTGCCTCAAGGCTGCTCTGGAAGAGCAG gatgatgatgatgatgctcCATCGAGAAGCAAAGCCTGGACCCCAGGTCCCCGGACCCCAGGCTGGCAGACCCCACGCCGTGCCTGGACCCCGGCCTTCCGCACCCCAGCCTTCCACACCCCGGCGTGCCACACCCCACAccgcaccagcagctccttcgtGGGCAGCGTCCTGAAAGCTGTGGCAGGGAAAG ATGCCAATGAAACCAGCAGAAGTGGGGGTACAGTTGCCAAGGACAAAGTTGCATCTGTGTCAAAGGCAATAG ATCCTGAGGACACTCTGCTGGAGAGCGTgaaggagctgagagctgtcGTCTCCAACCTTGCCATGCTGAGCTCCCGCAtccaggaactggagcagaGCGAGTTCAGGGCACTGCAGACAGAGAT CTCTGACCTGCATCTCCGCCTGGAGACAGTGACAGCTGAGAGCCAGGAGAAGGTGGATGCCCAGGCTGCCACCATTGCCAAGCTGAACAAGACACTGAGGACCAAGCTTGAG AATGAGAAGGAGCTGCAAGATGTGGTGAAACAGCAGGAAGAGAAGATGTTGCAACTCATCGACAAGAGTGGGGAAGTCATG AGGCTGAAGGCAGAAGTCTCCGAGCTGAAGCGCTTGCTCCAGCGTGCAGAGACAGAGGCCAAGGTGCTGTGGGAGGAGATGAGGGGCAAGGAGCACCAGGTGGACACTGCCTATGTCCAGGAGCGGGTCATGCTGCGGCGGGAG GTGGATAAACTGCGGCTGCTGCTCGTGGAAAAAGAGGATGAGAACATACGGCTCACTGACAAGTACCTGGAGCAG GTCCGAGGGCTGGAGATGAAGTTCCATCATACCCAGAAAGTGCTGAGAACCCACgaggagaggcaggagaagATAAAAGAG gtccTGTCGGCTCTCCCTGAGGTGGCTCTGGGTTGCCAGGAGCTCCAGAGCCTGCTGCGCTACCTGGGCCTGAAGCCAGCCAGCAAGGAAGCTGCTGAGCCGCTATAG